The Verrucomicrobiota bacterium region AGAGACGAAAATAAAACTTAGCCTAGGCATCGATGGCAAAGGGCAATCCAAAATCGATACCCGGGTGCCTTTTTTTGATCATATGTTGACTCTCTTTAGTAAACACTCGTTGATTGATCTGGAAGCTATAGCAGATGGCGATGTGGAAGTGGATTACCATCACACTGTCGAAGATGTAGGAATTGCCTTAGGACAAGCGCTGAAAGTAGCTTTGGGAGATAAGAAAGGTATTCGACGCTATGGATGGGCGTATGTACCAATGGATGAGACTCTCGTGCGAGTAGTGCTCGATCTCAGTAATCGCTCCTATTTGGAGTATCGTGTAGAGGGCGGAAATCGTATGATTCGAGACTTCTCTTTGCAGTTGGTCGAAGAATTTATGAGATCAGTAGCTGTTAATGCGGGAATGAACCTCCATATAGAGCTTCTCTATGGTCGTGATGCTCACCACATTGCGGAAGCTATTTTCAAGGGCTTAGCCAAAGCGTTAGATTGTGCCTGCCAAGTAGATCCTCGAATTGAGGGAACACCAAGCACCAAAGGAGTTCTGTGATTTGCGGGCTTGTCGATTATGGTAGAGGAAATTTATGCAGTGTAGAGAAGGCACTCCACAAGTCCGGAGTAAATGTCAAGCGGCTCACTCAGCCTGAAGATTTTCTGGAGATAGACCTCGTAGTATTTCCGGGCCAAGGGCATTTTGGGGAGGCTATCCAGCGCATGACGGCTCTTGGTATGGTAGATAGCGTGAAGCAATGGCTGGTAGATGATAAACCCTTTTTGGGAATCTGCTTGGGTTTCCAATTACTATTTGCTTCCAGTGAAGAGTCACCGGAGGAAGGCTTGGGTTGGATTCCTGGTAAGGTGGTGAAATTTTCTACGGACGTTGGAAAAGTACCGCATATGGGGTGGAATCAAGTGGAGTTTCTCGAAAGGAAACATGCACTATTTAATAGCTCAAATGGCTCATGCAGTCTTCCCTATTTTTTCCATGTGCACTCTTACTATCCTACAGAAGTTCCTGAAGAGTTTGTGGCATGTCGTACTAGTTATGGGATTTCATTTGTTAGTGGTGTGCAGAAGGGCAATGCTTATGCTTATCAATTTCACCCTGAGAAGAGCCAAGAAAATGGGCTAAAGTTATTGGAGAATTTTGTCAGTCGCTTTGCCGCTTAGATTCCCGCACAACTCTAGTGTTTTATGATAGCGCCGAGATCAAACTGGGGAGATTTAGAAGAGCGAATTCGAGAAATGTTTGGACCCAAAGGTTTATTGTCTCGAAGGCCCGAGTTTCAATATCGCGAGCCCCAGCAGCTTATGGCGTGTAGGGTTGCTCGAGCGCTTGAGCAAGATAACCATGCACTCGTTGAGGCGGGCACAGGAGTAGGCAAAAGCTTAGCTTATTTGCTGCCTGCTATCACCTTTGCTCACGAGCAGAGTAAAAAAGCCTTGGTTTCGACGCATACTATCAATTTACAGGAGCAGTTATTTTATAAAGATATTCCCTTAGTTAAGGATTTCGTGCCTTTTGAGTTTGGAGCTGCTTTGCTCAAAGGTAGGCAAAATTACATTTGTCCCAAGCGTTTAGCGAAGGCAAAAGTTAGCTCAGATGAGCTCTTTGTCAGCAGCGAAGTGGCGGAACTCAATCGCATCTATGAATGGTTTCAAAAAACCAAGGATGGAACCCTAAGTGATTTTAGCGTGCAGCCCGAGGCTAAGGTTTGGGCTCAAGTGTGTAGTGAACCTCATATATGCACCAGTCGCTCCTGCGGGGATGATGCAAAGTGTTTTTATCAGCAAGCGAGAAAGCGAATCCTGAATGCTCAAGTTGTGGTGATGAATCATCATTTGTTTTTTACCTATCTCGGAGGCATTGATGACGAGACTCATTCACGTGAGGGTTACCTTTTTCCCAATGATTTTGTGATCTTTGATGAAGCGCATAATGTTGAAGCGACTGCTGCACGGCATATTGGGCTAAGTGTTTCTTCAGGACAATTTCGGTATCTGTTGCAACGTTTATATCATCCTAGGACCCGTAAAGGTCTTTTACCTGCAGTCCGTCAGTCTGCCTTAGAGAAGATGGTTGTAG contains the following coding sequences:
- the hisB gene encoding imidazoleglycerol-phosphate dehydratase HisB, translated to MSRKASLERNTSETKIKLSLGIDGKGQSKIDTRVPFFDHMLTLFSKHSLIDLEAIADGDVEVDYHHTVEDVGIALGQALKVALGDKKGIRRYGWAYVPMDETLVRVVLDLSNRSYLEYRVEGGNRMIRDFSLQLVEEFMRSVAVNAGMNLHIELLYGRDAHHIAEAIFKGLAKALDCACQVDPRIEGTPSTKGVL
- the hisH gene encoding imidazole glycerol phosphate synthase subunit HisH, whose amino-acid sequence is MICGLVDYGRGNLCSVEKALHKSGVNVKRLTQPEDFLEIDLVVFPGQGHFGEAIQRMTALGMVDSVKQWLVDDKPFLGICLGFQLLFASSEESPEEGLGWIPGKVVKFSTDVGKVPHMGWNQVEFLERKHALFNSSNGSCSLPYFFHVHSYYPTEVPEEFVACRTSYGISFVSGVQKGNAYAYQFHPEKSQENGLKLLENFVSRFAA